The following coding sequences lie in one Capsicum annuum cultivar UCD-10X-F1 chromosome 5, UCD10Xv1.1, whole genome shotgun sequence genomic window:
- the LOC107871776 gene encoding uncharacterized protein LOC107871776, translating into MEQPAHYAHIEEEPDGKPWYYDIKRYFESGIYPEEANNNQKKTIRRLAKNYFPSREILFRRTPDLGLLRSVNAEKATKLIKKVHAGACGTHINGFYLAIKILRTGYFWMTMENNCSKYVQKFLKSKIHGDSVQMPPYDLYAMSSPWPFVAWESVITDNGDNLNSYLMNEICDHFKIIHRNSITYRPQENEGMKAFNNNIKKILRKMIENGRSWHELLPYALLGYRIIVRTSTGVTPYLVVYGNKAVTPTEVEMSFLRIIQEAGLSNKEWVCARYEQFMLIDEKRMVVVCHGQLYQHRMICAFNKKVRARTFEVG; encoded by the exons ATGGAACAACCTGCACATTATGCGCACATCGAAGAGGAACCTGATGGGAAACCATGGTACTATGATATTAAAAGGTACTTtgaatctggaatatatcctgaagaggccaACAACAATCAGAAGAAGACAATTCGGCGTTTAGCAAAGAATTATTTTCCAAGTAGGGAAatcctttttaggaggactccagaCTTAGGACTCTTAAGATCTGTCAATGCCGAGAAAgccacaaaattaataaaaaaagtacaCGCCGGAGCCTGCGGGACCCACATAAATGGGTTTTACCTTGCTATAAAGATCCTGAGAActggttacttctggatgactatggaaaacaATTGTAGCAAGTATGTGCAGAAGTTCCTGAAAAGCAAGATACACGGAGATTCAGTTCAAATGCCTCCATATGATCTTTATGCGATGAGTTCaccttggcctttcgtagcttggg AATCAGTCATTACTGATAATGGGGATAACTTGAATAGTTACTTGATGAATGAGATTTGTgatcattttaaaattattcatcGCAACTCGATCACATATCGTCCACAAGAGAATGAAGGCATGAAAGCCTTCAATAataatatcaagaagatcttgaggaAAATGATCGAAAATGGTAGATCATGGCATGAGCTATTGCCCTACGCTCTACTAGGGTATCGTATAATAGTTCGAACCTCTACTGGGGTAACTCCTTATCTAGTCGTTTATGGGAATAAAGCTGTGACACCTACCGAGGTTGAAATGTCTTTCTTAAGGATTATTCAAGAAGCCGGATTAAGTAATAAAGAATGGGTTTGCGCTCGCTATGAACAAttcatgttgattgatgagaaaAGAATGGTTGTCGTGTgtcatggtcagttgtatcaACACAGGATGATCTGTGCCTTCAACAAGAAAGTAAGAGCTAGAACATTTGAAGTTGGGTAA